The Epinephelus fuscoguttatus linkage group LG7, E.fuscoguttatus.final_Chr_v1 DNA window GCAATCCAGGACACCTATGGGTGCATCAAGTGGGATGTAAAATTCCTGCCCCTTGGAGAGACCCCGGAGAGCCAGCAAGAGAAGCAAGAAAAACTGAGGCGGATGTCCCAGCAAACTAATGCAAATCCGGAGGAGATTAAACAATTAATGAAGTCGACATTCTTCACACAACGTAAACAAGTAAACCAggggaaaaatataaaatacctCCTGGAAGGCTGGCCCTCTTGGTTCAGTGAACTTGGCATGGGTGTGCATTTCAAGGAGCTCACAGGAATAGCGCTTAAAGAAACTTTCATACAGAATGTGGACCTGAAGGGAAAACGGCTCCTGAACTACATGAGTACATTTTGCATGAGCAAGAACAAGAAGTTCCTGCAGGCTGCAACGAGGGTGAAAATGTTGAGAGGTGCTGAGCTGAGCGGCTGCTCCGAAGATGTGAAAGAAATGGTCCTGCTGCTGATGGCCTATTTTGAGGAAAGAGAAGAGATGATGCTTTCTAATGTGGAGGACACCTGTCTGGCAGGGGAAATCCAGATGGACAAGCTCCCCGTAACTCCTACCATTATTGTTTGTGGTAAGTTAACTTTTTGTTGGTCTGTTTCTTTTTATGTCTGGATGAATTCatggtgcttgtttttgttattgtgaacTGTATAAatcctgtgtttgtctgtctgtctctgtgtgtgtctgtgagtctgtgtctgtctgtgtgtgtgtgttgtctcactgtctgtctgtctgtctgtctgtgcccaGAAAAGTTTCAGGAGTTCAACCATTCGTTTCACttacatttgtgtgtgattCCTTCTTTTTTAGGGTGATCCTGCTTTACTTCCACACGGTTTATGCTCAGTGTTGACAGAACCATTGTTCAAGAGAACATCCCCTCCTTTGTGTTGTCAATGTGTATGATGTTTGGAAGCTAATACAGCTTCAACATTCACTACCCATCCGAGCTGGCATCCACCCTAGAGTTCCTGCAGAGGTGTGTCATTTTGGATTGTTCagccaacattttctctgtattgaactgtaacaacaacaacaaaaaagtaaaaaagttgCTTGATGTGAtatttcattgttgttgttttggaagTTACTTTATCATTAatacattttgtctgtttttcttctgtttcccGAGGTGCTTTTTCTCCATAAATCCTGAGAAGGGCACGAAAGTAGAGAAGAGCAGTACCTCCCGTCTACACTTGAACCCCAGAGTCCTCACCTTGATCCAAGACCTTTCAGATCATGAGTGGCGGGACATCTGACTATGGACTCAAGTAAGCCATGGTTTGTGGTGATGTCCCTGTCACAGATAAAACTTTTCTTTGGGTGGGTTAGTTCTTTAAACTTTAACAGTAAACATTACAGATAAAAATCTTTGTTTGAAGTTGTGAGTTTgattgtgtttgtgagtgtgcatgtgagtctgTGAGTCTTAGTGCATCTGTgagtcagtctgtcagtgtctgtgtgtgcgtctgtgagtctgtgtgtttgtgagtctcagtgtgtctgtctctttgtgtgtgtctgtaagtctgtgtattttatcattaatatatttgtctgtttttcttctgtttcccAAGATACTTCTTCTCCATCAACACAGAGGGCATGAAAGTGGAGAAGAGCAGCAGTTCCCGTCTACACTTGAACCCCAGAGTCCTCACCTTGATCCAAGAAGGTTTCTTATGGTTGCTTAGTTACTTAAGCTTGCATTATTATGTTACAGatgaaaatatttgtttgaaGTTGTGACAGTCTGGTTGCACGTGTATTTCTTTATATTCAAGGCcttttccaaatgttttttccaagaggaaaaagaaaggaatagtttaaaattaagaaaaacaaaacacacacaactgttgaaaagtttttgaaaagtattttgcatacctttttgaaataataaaatgggGGTTTGAAATGACAAGTTGgtattgtatttgttttttaaaagttgcTGCATACCACAGGTTACAGTTCTCTTCACATTTATGGTAAAAGTCAAAAAGAAAGTGCAGTTTAAATGTAACCATCAAATATAGAAGCGGTCAATCTTCTACCTTTTAATGTATAGGAAAAAAGAAACCTTTTATCTGTGTCCCAGTCACAGTTTTCTTTAGGTGGcttagttatttaagttttaacAGTAAACGTTACAGATGAAAATCTTTGTTTGACGTTGTGTCAGagtttgtgttggtgtgtgtgcctgtgagtCTGTTTGTGAGTCTTGgtgtgtctgtgagtctgtCTATATTTAATACTCATTTAAtgaaaacattcctcagagaatTCAATGATAGCATGTAGATgtttatttcactacaaaacATTGCTATTAATACTACAAAATATATTACATGAAACACAACCTTTTACTAAAATAAGCAGAAAAATTCAGTAAAATTACTGTCTTATAATGAGGCTTTTACAGTTTAATAATGCcttgtgtgtgatgtttttcaGTGAAACTGAATGGGATTAGATGTAAAATAAGCAGCCACTGCATGTAAATTGTACAGGAAAAAATGGCTTTAATAAAGGCATAGTCATGCTAATTTGGCTGAAAAGGGATGTTGAATTTACCAGTTTAGCATGTGATTTTTATAATGTTATTTTGTAAAGGATAACagttttataaaatgtaaaatttacAGGTTGTTCTGTAATGTGTTTTACACTCTGCTGTATTTTTTACaatattattaacattattaacaACGGTTTTTACAGTGTATGTCATTCTTTTCTTTAGTCTTTCTTATTCTTAGCATATAGGTgccagcagaggaggaggaggaggtagagaGGGGGAGGTAGAGAGGGGGAggtagagagagaggaggaggtagagaaggagaggaggaggtagagagggagagaaagaggtagagaagcagaggaggaggtagagagggggaggtagagagagaggaggaggtagagagggagaggaggaggtagagaagcagaggaggaggtagagagagaggaggaggtagagaaggagaggaggaggtagagagggggaggtagagagagaggaggaggtagagaaggagaggaggaggtagagaagcagaggaggaggtagagagggggaggaagaggtagtgaagggttagggttaagaaGACTTTGGTCGATATACCTTGGTTGTCTGCATTTTTCACAAACAGCAAGACTTCCTTTTGTTTCATATCAGTTAACCTACTTTACTGAAGAACACCTGTATAGTCAGAGCCTTTTTTTAATCCAAGTAGcgctttcttttttaaaatatgaaaccTTTACAGGTTGCTGTGTGCTGCACAGCACATGTGAGGTCCAAGAATATACTTGTGAAAACCAGGACTTGGACAACCAGAAggatgcagcagaaccagaaCCAGAGGAGTTCAATGACAACACTGACAACCTTGTCGGGCCACAGAGAGTGAGGGAAGCATTTACACGCTATTTCCGTGAAGTGTCTAACTAGGGTTACTTTATGAGGACTACAGACACCATGGCTTCAGTCATGTAAATATGTCCCTGCATTATTTTCACCTTTACAAATGCCCActtgagagaaaaagaggaacagacaagcttttttttttttactttgtctttATGAAACGCAACTTGAACATTTAAAGTGCATTCAAAGTTAGGTTTCCCTACTGTTCAGTGGCAGTGtaaacctttttttctgtcaacaaaATGTGATATTTGTAAAATCacgaaatgtaataaaatacttgaatattttttttgtattcttgaacatttgatgtgtaaaatccataaatcataaaaaaatcataaatccATGGTTTGTGAACCTACAGTAACTACTAGGCAGGTTGTACTTTAAGTTAAAGAAATATCTTGAGTGTAGCATATTATGTCATTAGGGTAATCATAACCCATAACCTCAACATTAATGACATAATATGGTGCTCTCAGAAGACATTTCAATAACTAAAAATCCAAATTCCAACTACTAGACTTTCACAAACTGTCACTTGATAATTAAACAATAGCTAGTAATTGATCAGATGCATCATAACATGTATGTTTATGAGTATGACTTATCATGTTCTGAAGTAGTTCCAGAAGAGTTTCCACTGCCAGAGGTGACGGAGGGAGTTCCAGAAGAGGTTGAGGAGTGTCCAGAAGCAGTTCAACTCCGCGAAGAGGCTGGACTTGAACTTATGATGCTTGACAGTGATGTATCAGCAGACTCAGGATGTGTGGGCTCATCTAGGAAAACATGGATAGATACCAAGTTTGAGTTCAAGCAGCTAAGTTACCAGGTGAAATGGGTGGCTTTAACAATTGTATTAGCTAATTAGTTAACTGTAACTTAACATTATGATAGCAGTAACACGACGCTGAAATTATCTTCCAGCTTCCATCAGGCATGTCAAACCAGGACTAGATTACAAAGGAGACTCCATAGTttcataaaaacacactttcagACTTGTGAAACCTTTATTCTATTTGTGAACATGCAAAAAGGGATATTTCACAGAGTTTTTCCCTTGACTTTTTCCCAAATGTCCCTTTTTTAAACTTTCACAAATAGAATAATGGTTTCACAaatctgaaaatgtgtttttacgaAACTATGGAGTCTCCTATCTAGTCCTGGTTTGACAGGTCTAAATAACGTTAGTGGTTTAGGATGTGGACCATAGGCgtcatttaggtatggcgaggtatggcagctgccataccttggaatcgggagaaaaaaaagagagagtttCTGTAGTCATCTTACTCGAGGACcactggctggttgttttcatagtattgcacttaaataggtcaataatatgctcatcagtgaatacgagtgttattgaatcaaattgttcgccacttcgctcctccgttatgagttatgtgagttaccgtatatttccaaatagttgCCGGGTGGCAAATAGCTGCCGGGCACCTAATAGCCGCCTggggtttgaccccattttgcATATTAAACACCAGTCCAATTAAATGCCCGtgcgattatttcctcattcattgcctcatggCTGTCCCTCCTTAAGAGACTGTTTGCGTTTTTACGCACAGGTTGGTGGTGATGTGGTGCACATGACTCGTGTtacggatggatggacggacggacagacagccacgtatctaaaacaggtaatacatctggctacatctttcccacatcaaatatctgtGATCGCCTTAATacgcgtgcgtaaaagcgcacacaattccgtgtcaACACCTGTACTCATTGcagcccactcttataagacccaataatagtaataataataataagttactgtggacctatatgccatgccttaataaaattaccagaagAGTTTGCTGAAAAgcaggtaatgtcagcctgaattactcacgtgcatccccggtgaaaatcgctgacatgcgtggggaatacagcttctacaggctcgccatagcttactgtcaggactcagggatCAGAATTCGGGATGGCGGACCGTCGGAATGGCGATATTTCGGTGTGGcggcctgtaactgttggttaaatggcccgttcggttggtattcagataactggggctttactggtataatgcaatagcaccacccagcggtgaaacccgtgtacacgaaaaaaatgacccactctaaatgttaagagatttttgtacacgaactcacccctacattatacagtatttttgcactaaaaacatactggacaggaactgtagccaaataacggcctggtgcaggtcagtgcacaaaaaaaaaaaaaaaagcaaatagcCGCCTGGTTCTTTTAAACGCCTGGGGTCAAAAtcgattttgtgaaataaacacCCGGGCTACCATTTGGAGAAATACGGTATctatgtgttgtaaaagcattttgctctgctgctgtagacagcctgtctaaatgatgtcttgaagcctgtctgattgtatgtggggtttttttcttcatgtcggcatgttaagcttgtattttcggtctctggagacaaattggcctttgttttactgtttcattCACCGGACcccttggttatcttctagaaatgagcttgtaattaatttattttctttattttctgtgaagttaaacacatgactaGTGATAATGAAACGTCCACtcactgtccgtggtgctgaaatatgcgcCGAAATAGGtctgatgttttcactgctctcaccaagtcgtgcattacatgcagacatgaggtattatgaatgtgagaaacagcttcatgtcctttgaaacagttttcaatagcatagtatgtacttctgataggtcaaagaccaaagtgaagttttatataagttcatatttttgatcagtagctctgtgacgtcatgtcatattgccataccttAGCGTTTGCTGAAACGATGCCCCTAACCTGGACCTTGTCAAAGCTGGAAATAAACATGCTAACTTCAGTGTCGTTAGCAGTACTCGATTTGTAGCTAGCTAATTAGCACTAGCTGCAGCTAACATGCGAGCAAGTAACCTATGTAAGTAGGTTACCAACTTTACAATACCATTATACATTAGCCAGTACACGACAGTTAAGCCTAGCTAACTAATGTTACTCACCTGCATTGCTGCTCCTAACGTTATCCAAATCATCTTCCTCGCCTTCTTCGTCGGGAGCAGAGCTGTCCAGCGACATCAGTGGATGAACACTGGGCTTGTCCCCAAAGATGCTGTCTAATAAATCATAAAAGGGGCAATTGTTTCGCCCTGCCCCACTTTTGTTGTTGCCATCCTTGAtctctttacatttttacactttttatcTTCCCCTGACACTGCAGCCACGTCCGCCTGAATCCTCTTTCTCTCAAAGAATGTGAAATATCTTTGTAAATCGTCGCATGGAGTGACGTAGAGACGTAGAAAGACATCACAGGCAGTCAAAACCAAGTGTTTGGAGCTGTTCAGACTGAGACACATTTGTCTAAATGCGATTTGAAACTACCTCCCAAAGGTGGTTTCGATCTGGTTTGCAAAAATTGGATTTCGTGTCATTTATGACTGTTCAGACTTCATAAGAGTCATCTGGTTCCAATCTAGGTTGGCTAAAAATCGGATTTTGGCTGGCGGTCTGAACAAGGCCTTAGTAAAGTCACTACTTGTAGTTatgctactgcccaacactgggtTCTGGTTTAAAGATCTTTTCCCTCAAACTAAGAGAGATGCAAACACTGAAAGAAGAATTGATAAGCTAGTTTTGGGTTTATTTGACTTATTACAGTTCTTGGAATGAATGTTTTGCCACTTATTTCAAGAAATTTTGCACTTTTCTTATGCCTAGatattttgtcttatttcaaGAAATCTTACCATGTGTAATTAtcttgtattattatttttcttcttatatTAGATCGTTTTTGCAGTGTGGTCTCAGGTGACCTTGTAGGTGAAGATGCTGGCCATGGAGGTCCTGACCTGGTGTGATTACGTGAAGTCTGAGGTTAAGAGGCCAGTTCGATGtgccaaattcacagaaacGACATTGAAGACagcttatggtagtgaaatgaacattaagttcatgggcaacagctcttatggacattcctgcagttaGCATGCCAATTTCATGCTCCCTCACAACTTGCaacatctgtgtcactgtgttgtgTGATGAAAGGTTACATTTTAGAGAAGCATTTTATTGTGACCTTCCCAGGGCACACCTGTAAGGTCTAAAGTAAATCATGCTGTTTATTGAGCTTCTTGATATGCCCCAGCTGTCAGGTGGATGGGTTATCGTGGACAAGGAGATGTGCTTACTGACACCGATTCTAAGAAATTTGTGACCAAATTTGATGAAAGTCTTTTGGgtgcattaaaaagtcttagatctataacttaaacctgtgaaaaatggagcaaaaacaaaagtgttaaaATTTGTGTTCACTGCTTGTTATATTATTACCAGTAGATTCATTTTTGGtacataataaaaatatatttttttggcaGTTACAATATAGATACGCTTAAGGAGTATAAATGACAGTGACTCCAGATAAACAACCCATCCATTTCCATTGAAATCAAAATACACATATATTGGTGACGTGAACAGATACTGATAGCTTTGCATTAAACCCCTTAAAGTTAAACGTATGACATATACCTCAGGTTCTTGGTTAATCACGTTTCAGATGGTGCCACGGAATTCATCTTAACTTTCAAAtccaagaaaaaaacattaaaactaatTTGCATGTGCACAGTGCAATACATAAATCATAAAAATTACATGTAGGTCGTCTTTGCACAATTTCCCATGAATCACTGGCAAATAATTTGTGTCCAAATGGTTGTTTAAGACCTTTTGTGCTACTTTGCTGTCCCAGTATACAGTCATCTCCCAAAAATGATCAGAATCAGGGCATCAGGTTTCACATAGACATGAGGAGGGCTGGACTGTGGGGGGTGGAGGAGGTTCAAGGACACTATGAGGAGGGACATGTCACTTTCCCAGGCTTTTGACAAGCCAAACAGCTGATACCCCCAATCCAAACATCCATTCTCTGCTCCCACACagatatatacatgtatgtactgcactgtgtgtgtgtgtgtgtgtgtgtgtgtgtgtgtgtgtgtgtgtgtgtgttggtgcttgTGATGTTCTGCCAACGAAGGAGAGTTATGTCatgagaaaaagagggagagaattgagacaatgatgttttttccccatcagcagcaggatgatgatagtagaacagcagctgtgtgcccaatctttctctctctctctctctctctctccctctctcaacATCTGTGTTTTCTCAGTGTCTGGAAAAAATcccttctccctctttcttaattttggtattttttattGCCATAAGAGTTCACAAACAGTGTTGCCAAAATATTGCTGAATATCACATTCTTTTTAGAGGATGAATCTGGCGTTATTCTATGTTCTTTTTATCAACAAATTTCttataaagaccaaaaccaacatgTGTGTCCACCCCTTACTACTGTCTGACATCCCTACcttgtctgtggctctcagcttCACCAAGTTATAGTTTAAAAAACCACAGAGGGCAGTGGATGGTACAAACTGGTCACTGTTGAGGCAAACACTGCAGAGTAGGGGTGGGAATTGCCAAAGGACTCACAATACTATAATACCACAATACTTAGGTTAtgataagattttattttattgtgagtattgtgataaaatatattgagaTATAATGCAatttattatcttttgttccaaGTTCCAAGTTccaaattatttccccaaagggaaactttgtcaacatcagttttacctcatctgttcttcatttttattgcagcaaatgTATTGCAGTGCAGACAGTCTGACCAACactgtcataaaacctgtcacaAATGttgcatacacctgacaaactgaaatGCTGGCAGACTTAACACCCTCTGCAAGGCCAGATGAAGCATGAGAGCGAAACAATAAACTCTTGTCCTCTCTTCGTTTGGACTAACACTTATGGTCTTCGTGGGTCATATAGACCCGAGTTTCTTTGACTGATATAAAGCATGTACCATAAAATCATCACCAAATTTTGTTTCACCCAATTAGTCAATTTCACTCCAACTtattaaaacaaactttaaacttatttttgaaatatatgATGTCATAGACCTCATTTGCATAAAAGTATACCTAAtttttcagtaaaaaataatcagtaattatgaattatgaattCTGAGTTTGAATATAAATTGATGATTTTTTACAGAGTGGTATATGTCAAAGtttagtcaaaaaaaaaattgaaaccatttcaaatTTTTGAATGGCAGCAAATACTAACAATTGTGGTCTTCGCGGATCATATAGACCCGAGTTTGTTTGACTGATATAAAGCATGTAACttgggatgtcccgatccagcttttccacttccgatccgataccgatattacagccttgagttttggccgataccaatACTGATCTGATCCAAGCACGTAGTCATGtcatgtcagtcatgttagaaaaggctTGATCAAGTGATGTTATTCTAACAAGAACAGcttaatcaggttagttagaatgatccacaacagttggtatgagaaactgacctgtttattgttaacagggttaaataaaaaaaaaaaacttcaaacttgaacattaacattaaataaaaaatatagctggtttgctttggctgctttggccccttaataaatagaaaacaaatcaacacaagaaatctttaaaatgttt harbors:
- the LOC125892035 gene encoding uncharacterized protein LOC125892035; translation: MVCIVVSDMMRRSSSVSKRTSTDIAKKMVAKYPKSLQDVIEGDIIGPGYHSLVKQLQNRMENVKRSTTPKIRKRKRHTEDSDTDEVPPEQRAAIQDTYGCIKWDVKFLPLGETPESQQEKQEKLRRMSQQTNANPEEIKQLMKSTFFTQRKQVNQGKNIKYLLEGWPSWFSELGMGVHFKELTGIALKETFIQNVDLKGKRLLNYMSTFCMSKNKKFLQAATRVKMLRGAELSGCSEDVKEMVLLLMAYFEEREEMMLSNVEDTCLAGEIQMDKLPVTPTIIVCG